One window from the genome of Parasteatoda tepidariorum isolate YZ-2023 chromosome 8, CAS_Ptep_4.0, whole genome shotgun sequence encodes:
- the LOC107439655 gene encoding serine-rich adhesin for platelets isoform X1 — MSQRRQKKNKQLAACDLPEYRTRSGRRVKKPDRWNPTEASIEIARGLHNELENCESTRRSLNYDEKKIDKGYTDLDHVSEALSDKTSDSCKNIEESNCLGFSDSVAVDSLSEPAPNIVINPKINVTQSISKINTAFDSFDDSLNEPLSHQKKLVSNLVHDNKSSRKSREKQLLSSNNFYDSLEDICSLASNMEKISGSESAKIIKNVTHEKSIAVDSLIVDACPKGDESDNGEQHFEEDSLAIIEYEKAFDDSLEEAELIEMLNVSHIEEKVIQSVEYAANNAVECAGNNTTGVTHNLFQTTEYQIERNSFIAEKSSATQFENECSLSSSDCIASKDSLESSDGDLAPHKKTQCKLSNEYEVSTKPENLIQEYGNASIDLPKLDTSASENQQRLNSSNCLPPSYQHLKIVKESRPSNEQIFENIKHVGDNSIITAPVTVFEQDIKFVHSNDKSVLNSEIHSDALITVPSLKSNPNNSMSICESNGPINSSSNVNKCEGKYEIHKNGACNLSSDNIQNECFEPHDNKRSSLGPKDSSRSDELLPSVSENCNPEASSDISMENPLKNCHLSEKNNTNVRKSINNNLIGSSMPSLEDEINNENNYSCNLSCNKSNSELLNSSSREEITDVNNENCSQTYLMPERTSKAMSNVNIYNLDNFKKGLIMSKPEANKIDDISNEQLFSVSPSEQPSSQNKTKMLKCKDSEHLPGSIDESKTFLEAQYSISPSKVLYDKNKSSSKEDKKQNDEESTKSKLFKKHSKTENANNIEIEGVMCSNISSNDKSNENCRNSPELSKDICAEDYKVSIKKVSETINAKPSTSSVSSRMSASNITSTDDSKSLTWNSHENESLTVNDNSNNISILISENVHVTTRTESSTLNQDISSTKDFSFMNDSMFQNSNAFDVDEKLSEVTDEVVILTNESGFPDDSICILHDSNAKIEFNAKKSNEAAQEQKITSASNETIWIDNSICLVPESDIKSEIDEELNQCLSTAKNSQIMNDTICIEDSICIPQELNIFQTKIKKENSDYSLKSTQSISTAEETFHVNDTICIDDTMCFHTVENNIKIENQDSDEDDTYYSCSSEIDSEKFKLSNNSKSEYDNDLNAAISSNLRKQIAQKVSKVAKSKPNDGNLVKLQIKVAVRADQVNILSILPPEDKSQNIFHNPKESADLVIEPTDLHLQSRTQVSNCSSRKVMNKFSSTDTLVPENPLAKITTSNDISTKSELNSQVPKLIEALDLHDVSLCFTNDRLVDSRDSIKPLNLCLKGSSDQKDIFQSKIVGKENIPIFETVSYNKNVLNLPVGSAKKHVLPQSDHYKSPKVLGNGTESKKSGTKIPVRKIENTSPSPVCFKFPKSDFKDKPCDELKHPFVGTIPLYRGNLFTPTIGDKAKGKMLEVTPAKSHHFCSVRNSISRVPKAPRSCPKKFQYIQSPIAQYIRSNRVLSPLQVTNRCDNIFCTPNSALPSQSSKVPGIPQVTSQKLHLQKVNKKL; from the exons gaaaatcgATAAAGGTTACACAGACTTGGATCATGTTTCTGAAGCACTATCAGACAAGACTTCTGATTCCTGCAAAAATATTGAGGAATCAAACTGTTTGGGATTTTCAGATTCTGTAGCAGTTGATAGTCTTTCCGAACCAGCGCCAAACATTGTTATCaatccaaaaataaatgtcactcaaagtatatctaaaattaatacAGCTTTTGACAGTTTTGACGACAGTTTGAATGAGCCACTTTCCCATCAAAAGAAGCTTGTTTCTAATCTTGTACATGATAATAAATCAAGTAGAAAAAGTCGGGAAAAGCAGTTACTGAGCTCTAATAATTTCTATGACAGTTTGGAAGATATTTGTTCTCTGGCGTCGAACATGGAAAAAATAAGCGGATCTGAAAGtgctaaaattatcaaaaatgtaacACATGAAAAATCTATTGCCGTTGATTCTCTTATTGTTGATGCCTGTCCGAAAGGTGATGAGTCTGACAATGGGGAGCAACATTTCGAGGAGGATTCTTTAGCAATTATTGAATATGAAAAAGCTTTTGATGATAGCTTGGAGGAAGCtgaattaattgaaatgctTAATGTTTCACACATTGAAGAAAAAGTGATTCAGTCAGTTGAGTATGCTGCAAATAATGCTGTTGAATGTGCTGGAAATAACACCACAGGTGTAACCCATAATTTGTTTCAGACAACTGAATatcaaattgaaagaaatagcTTTATTGCGGAGAAGAGCTCTGCAACTCAATTTGAAAATGAGTGTTCCCTTTCTTCATCTGATTGCATTGCATCAAAAGATAGTTTGGAAAGTTCAGATGGGGACCTAGCTCCACACAAGAAAACCCAATGTAAACTATCTAATGAATATGAAGTTTCTACTAAGCCTGAGAATCTCATACAAGAATATGGAAATGCTTCCATTGATTTGCCCAAGTTGGATACAAGTGCATCTGAAAATCAGCAACGTTTAAATAGTTCCAATTGTTTGCCCCCATCTTATCaacatttgaaaatagtaaaagagTCACGTCCGtcaaatgaacaaatttttgaaaatataaaacatgttgGTGATAACAGTATTATAACGGCTCCAGTAACTGTTtttgaacaagatataaaatttgtacATTCCAATgataaatctgttttaaattctgaaatccATAGTGATGCATTAATTACAGTTCCAAGTTTGAAATCTAATCCAAATAACAGCATGTCTATTTGTGAAAGCAATGGTCCTATCAATAGTTCTTCGAACGTCAATAAATGTGAAGGTAAATatgaaattcacaaaaatgGTGCTTGTAATTTATCCTCTGATAATATAcaaaatgaatgttttgaaccACATGATAATAAACGTTCATCACTAGGTCCAAAAGATTCTTCTAGAAGTGATGAATTGTTGCCATCTGTTTCTGAAAACTGTAATCCTGAAGCAAGTTCAGATATTTCTATGGAAAACCCTCTAAAGAACTgtcatttatctgaaaaaaataatacaaatgtaaggaaaagtataaataataacttaattggTAGCAGTATGCCTAGTCTTGAAGATGAGATcaataacgaaaataattattcatgtaATTTGTCTTGTAACAAAAGCAATTCTGAACTTCTAAATTCATCAAGCAGAGAAGAAATTACTGATGTGAACAATGAAAATTGTAGTCAAACTTATTTAATGCCAGAACGCACATCTAAAGCAATGtcaaatgttaatatttataatttggataattttaaaaagggatTAATAATGTCAAAACCTGAAGCAAACAAAATAGATGATATTTCAAATGAACAGTTATTTTCGGTTTCACCATCTGAGCAACCTTCTAGCCAAAACAAGACTAAAATGTTGAAATGTAAAGATTCTGAACACTTACCTGGTTCTATCGACgaatctaaaacatttttggaaGCTCAATATTCCATTTCTCCATCTAAggttttatatgataaaaataaatcttcatcAAAGGAagataagaaacaaaatgatGAAGAATCCactaaaagtaaactttttaaaaagcacagtaaaactgaaaatgcaaataatattgaGATTGAAGGTGTAATGTGCTCAAATATTTCATCTAATGataaaagcaatgaaaattgTAGAAATTCTCCAGAGTTGTCTAAAGATATTTGTGCTGAGGACTATAAAGTATCGATAAAAAAAGTTAGTGAAACAATCAATGCTAAACCGTCAACATCATCTGTTTCCTCAAGAATGTCAGCTAGCAACATTACTTCTACAGACGACTCTAAAAGCCTAACGTGGAACTCTCatgaaaatgaaagtttaactGTAAAtgataattctaataatatttctatactTATATCTGAAAATGTTCATGTAACTACGAGAACTGAAAGTTCAACTCTAAATCAAGATATATCTTCTACaaaagattttagttttatgaatgattcaatgtttcaaaattcaaatgctTTTGATGTTGATGAAAAGTTAAGTGAAGTTACAGATGAGGTTGTAATACTTACAAATGAATCTGGTTTTCCAGATGACTCTATATGCATTCTGCACGATTCAAATGCGAAGATTGagtttaatgctaaaaaatcaaatgaagctgcgcaagaacaaaaaattacttcagcTTCAAATGAAACTATTTGGATTGACAATTCCATTTGTTTAGTACCTGAATCCGATATTAAATCAGAAATAGACGAAGAGTTGAATCAATGTTTAAGTACAGccaaaaattctcaaattatgAATGATACTATTTGCATCGAGGACTCTATATGCATACCGCaggaactaaatatttttcagacaaaaatcaaaaaagagaATTCAGATTACAGTTTAAAGTCAACTCAAAGTATCTCAACAGCGGAGGAAACTTTTCATGTCAATGATACTATTTGTATTGATGATACAATGTGCTTTCATACAGTGGAAAACAATATCAAGATAGAAAACCAAGATTCTGATGAAGATGATACCTATTATAGCTGTTCCAGTGAAAtagattctgaaaaatttaaacttagtaaCAATTCTAAGAGTGAATATGACAATGACTTAAATGCAGCAATTTCTTCTAACTTAAGGAAACAAATTGCACAGAAGGTTTCGAAAGTTGCTAAGTCAAAACCAAATGATGGGAATCTTGTCAAGCTTCAAATCAAAGTGGCTGTTCGTGCTGACCAAGTtaacattttatcaatattaccTCCTGAAGACAAATCCCAAAATATCTTTCATAATCCCAAAGAATCAGCAGATTTAGTCATTGAACCTACTGACTTACACCTACAAAGCAGAACACAAGTCAGTAATTGCAGTTCAAGAAAAGTCATGAACAAATTTTCTTCCACGGATACTCTAGTCCCCGAAAATCCATTAGCAAAAATTACAACCTCAAATGATATTTCCACTAAAAGTGAACTAAATTCTCAAGTGCCAAAATTAATTGAAGCACTTGATTTGCATGATGTTTCACTTTGCTTTACTAATGATCGTTTGGTTGATTCAAGAGATTCAATTAAGCCTTTAAACTTGTGTTTAAAAGGATCTTCAGATCAAAAGGATATATTTCAATCTAAAATTgtaggaaaagaaaatattccaatttttgaaactgtctcttataataaaaatgtgttgaaCCTTCCAGTTGGAAGTGCAAAAAAACATGTCTTACCACAATCAGATCATTACAAGTCTCCGAAAGTTCTGGGTAATGGCACAGAATCAAAAAAATCAGGCACTAAAATACCAGTACGCAAAATTGAAAACAcatctccttctccagtttgTTTTAAGTTCccaaaatctgattttaaagaTAAGCCTTGTGATGAGCTAAAACATCCCTTCGTTGGAACTATTCCTTTATATAGGGGAAATTTATTTACTCCTACGATTGGAGATAAAGCGAAAGGAAAAATGCTAGAAGTTACACCTGCAAAAAGTCATCATTTTTGCTCTGTCCGTAATTCAATATCAAGAGTTCCAAAAGCACCAAGAAGCTgtccaaaaaaatttcagtatattCAAAGTCCAATTGCTCAg taTATAAGAAGCAACAGAGTTTTGTCACCATTGCAAGTTACTAATCGCTGTGATAACATTTTCTGTACGCCT aattctgCTCTTCCAAGCCAATCTTCTAAAGTACCAGGCATTCCACAAGTAACTTCACAAAAACTCCATTTacaaaaagtcaataaaaa GCTCTAA
- the LOC107439655 gene encoding serine-rich adhesin for platelets isoform X2, whose product MSQRRQKKNKQLAACDLPEYRTRSGRRVKKPDRWNPTEASIEIARGLHNELENCESTRRSLNYDEKKIDKGYTDLDHVSEALSDKTSDSCKNIEESNCLGFSDSVAVDSLSEPAPNIVINPKINVTQSISKINTAFDSFDDSLNEPLSHQKKLVSNLVHDNKSSRKSREKQLLSSNNFYDSLEDICSLASNMEKISGSESAKIIKNVTHEKSIAVDSLIVDACPKGDESDNGEQHFEEDSLAIIEYEKAFDDSLEEAELIEMLNVSHIEEKVIQSVEYAANNAVECAGNNTTGVTHNLFQTTEYQIERNSFIAEKSSATQFENECSLSSSDCIASKDSLESSDGDLAPHKKTQCKLSNEYEVSTKPENLIQEYGNASIDLPKLDTSASENQQRLNSSNCLPPSYQHLKIVKESRPSNEQIFENIKHVGDNSIITAPVTVFEQDIKFVHSNDKSVLNSEIHSDALITVPSLKSNPNNSMSICESNGPINSSSNVNKCEGKYEIHKNGACNLSSDNIQNECFEPHDNKRSSLGPKDSSRSDELLPSVSENCNPEASSDISMENPLKNCHLSEKNNTNVRKSINNNLIGSSMPSLEDEINNENNYSCNLSCNKSNSELLNSSSREEITDVNNENCSQTYLMPERTSKAMSNVNIYNLDNFKKGLIMSKPEANKIDDISNEQLFSVSPSEQPSSQNKTKMLKCKDSEHLPGSIDESKTFLEAQYSISPSKVLYDKNKSSSKEDKKQNDEESTKSKLFKKHSKTENANNIEIEGVMCSNISSNDKSNENCRNSPELSKDICAEDYKVSIKKVSETINAKPSTSSVSSRMSASNITSTDDSKSLTWNSHENESLTVNDNSNNISILISENVHVTTRTESSTLNQDISSTKDFSFMNDSMFQNSNAFDVDEKLSEVTDEVVILTNESGFPDDSICILHDSNAKIEFNAKKSNEAAQEQKITSASNETIWIDNSICLVPESDIKSEIDEELNQCLSTAKNSQIMNDTICIEDSICIPQELNIFQTKIKKENSDYSLKSTQSISTAEETFHVNDTICIDDTMCFHTVENNIKIENQDSDEDDTYYSCSSEIDSEKFKLSNNSKSEYDNDLNAAISSNLRKQIAQKVSKVAKSKPNDGNLVKLQIKVAVRADQVNILSILPPEDKSQNIFHNPKESADLVIEPTDLHLQSRTQVSNCSSRKVMNKFSSTDTLVPENPLAKITTSNDISTKSELNSQVPKLIEALDLHDVSLCFTNDRLVDSRDSIKPLNLCLKGSSDQKDIFQSKIVGKENIPIFETVSYNKNVLNLPVGSAKKHVLPQSDHYKSPKVLGNGTESKKSGTKIPVRKIENTSPSPVCFKFPKSDFKDKPCDELKHPFVGTIPLYRGNLFTPTIGDKAKGKMLEVTPAKSHHFCSVRNSISRVPKAPRSCPKKFQYIQSPIAQNSALPSQSSKVPGIPQVTSQKLHLQKVNKKL is encoded by the exons gaaaatcgATAAAGGTTACACAGACTTGGATCATGTTTCTGAAGCACTATCAGACAAGACTTCTGATTCCTGCAAAAATATTGAGGAATCAAACTGTTTGGGATTTTCAGATTCTGTAGCAGTTGATAGTCTTTCCGAACCAGCGCCAAACATTGTTATCaatccaaaaataaatgtcactcaaagtatatctaaaattaatacAGCTTTTGACAGTTTTGACGACAGTTTGAATGAGCCACTTTCCCATCAAAAGAAGCTTGTTTCTAATCTTGTACATGATAATAAATCAAGTAGAAAAAGTCGGGAAAAGCAGTTACTGAGCTCTAATAATTTCTATGACAGTTTGGAAGATATTTGTTCTCTGGCGTCGAACATGGAAAAAATAAGCGGATCTGAAAGtgctaaaattatcaaaaatgtaacACATGAAAAATCTATTGCCGTTGATTCTCTTATTGTTGATGCCTGTCCGAAAGGTGATGAGTCTGACAATGGGGAGCAACATTTCGAGGAGGATTCTTTAGCAATTATTGAATATGAAAAAGCTTTTGATGATAGCTTGGAGGAAGCtgaattaattgaaatgctTAATGTTTCACACATTGAAGAAAAAGTGATTCAGTCAGTTGAGTATGCTGCAAATAATGCTGTTGAATGTGCTGGAAATAACACCACAGGTGTAACCCATAATTTGTTTCAGACAACTGAATatcaaattgaaagaaatagcTTTATTGCGGAGAAGAGCTCTGCAACTCAATTTGAAAATGAGTGTTCCCTTTCTTCATCTGATTGCATTGCATCAAAAGATAGTTTGGAAAGTTCAGATGGGGACCTAGCTCCACACAAGAAAACCCAATGTAAACTATCTAATGAATATGAAGTTTCTACTAAGCCTGAGAATCTCATACAAGAATATGGAAATGCTTCCATTGATTTGCCCAAGTTGGATACAAGTGCATCTGAAAATCAGCAACGTTTAAATAGTTCCAATTGTTTGCCCCCATCTTATCaacatttgaaaatagtaaaagagTCACGTCCGtcaaatgaacaaatttttgaaaatataaaacatgttgGTGATAACAGTATTATAACGGCTCCAGTAACTGTTtttgaacaagatataaaatttgtacATTCCAATgataaatctgttttaaattctgaaatccATAGTGATGCATTAATTACAGTTCCAAGTTTGAAATCTAATCCAAATAACAGCATGTCTATTTGTGAAAGCAATGGTCCTATCAATAGTTCTTCGAACGTCAATAAATGTGAAGGTAAATatgaaattcacaaaaatgGTGCTTGTAATTTATCCTCTGATAATATAcaaaatgaatgttttgaaccACATGATAATAAACGTTCATCACTAGGTCCAAAAGATTCTTCTAGAAGTGATGAATTGTTGCCATCTGTTTCTGAAAACTGTAATCCTGAAGCAAGTTCAGATATTTCTATGGAAAACCCTCTAAAGAACTgtcatttatctgaaaaaaataatacaaatgtaaggaaaagtataaataataacttaattggTAGCAGTATGCCTAGTCTTGAAGATGAGATcaataacgaaaataattattcatgtaATTTGTCTTGTAACAAAAGCAATTCTGAACTTCTAAATTCATCAAGCAGAGAAGAAATTACTGATGTGAACAATGAAAATTGTAGTCAAACTTATTTAATGCCAGAACGCACATCTAAAGCAATGtcaaatgttaatatttataatttggataattttaaaaagggatTAATAATGTCAAAACCTGAAGCAAACAAAATAGATGATATTTCAAATGAACAGTTATTTTCGGTTTCACCATCTGAGCAACCTTCTAGCCAAAACAAGACTAAAATGTTGAAATGTAAAGATTCTGAACACTTACCTGGTTCTATCGACgaatctaaaacatttttggaaGCTCAATATTCCATTTCTCCATCTAAggttttatatgataaaaataaatcttcatcAAAGGAagataagaaacaaaatgatGAAGAATCCactaaaagtaaactttttaaaaagcacagtaaaactgaaaatgcaaataatattgaGATTGAAGGTGTAATGTGCTCAAATATTTCATCTAATGataaaagcaatgaaaattgTAGAAATTCTCCAGAGTTGTCTAAAGATATTTGTGCTGAGGACTATAAAGTATCGATAAAAAAAGTTAGTGAAACAATCAATGCTAAACCGTCAACATCATCTGTTTCCTCAAGAATGTCAGCTAGCAACATTACTTCTACAGACGACTCTAAAAGCCTAACGTGGAACTCTCatgaaaatgaaagtttaactGTAAAtgataattctaataatatttctatactTATATCTGAAAATGTTCATGTAACTACGAGAACTGAAAGTTCAACTCTAAATCAAGATATATCTTCTACaaaagattttagttttatgaatgattcaatgtttcaaaattcaaatgctTTTGATGTTGATGAAAAGTTAAGTGAAGTTACAGATGAGGTTGTAATACTTACAAATGAATCTGGTTTTCCAGATGACTCTATATGCATTCTGCACGATTCAAATGCGAAGATTGagtttaatgctaaaaaatcaaatgaagctgcgcaagaacaaaaaattacttcagcTTCAAATGAAACTATTTGGATTGACAATTCCATTTGTTTAGTACCTGAATCCGATATTAAATCAGAAATAGACGAAGAGTTGAATCAATGTTTAAGTACAGccaaaaattctcaaattatgAATGATACTATTTGCATCGAGGACTCTATATGCATACCGCaggaactaaatatttttcagacaaaaatcaaaaaagagaATTCAGATTACAGTTTAAAGTCAACTCAAAGTATCTCAACAGCGGAGGAAACTTTTCATGTCAATGATACTATTTGTATTGATGATACAATGTGCTTTCATACAGTGGAAAACAATATCAAGATAGAAAACCAAGATTCTGATGAAGATGATACCTATTATAGCTGTTCCAGTGAAAtagattctgaaaaatttaaacttagtaaCAATTCTAAGAGTGAATATGACAATGACTTAAATGCAGCAATTTCTTCTAACTTAAGGAAACAAATTGCACAGAAGGTTTCGAAAGTTGCTAAGTCAAAACCAAATGATGGGAATCTTGTCAAGCTTCAAATCAAAGTGGCTGTTCGTGCTGACCAAGTtaacattttatcaatattaccTCCTGAAGACAAATCCCAAAATATCTTTCATAATCCCAAAGAATCAGCAGATTTAGTCATTGAACCTACTGACTTACACCTACAAAGCAGAACACAAGTCAGTAATTGCAGTTCAAGAAAAGTCATGAACAAATTTTCTTCCACGGATACTCTAGTCCCCGAAAATCCATTAGCAAAAATTACAACCTCAAATGATATTTCCACTAAAAGTGAACTAAATTCTCAAGTGCCAAAATTAATTGAAGCACTTGATTTGCATGATGTTTCACTTTGCTTTACTAATGATCGTTTGGTTGATTCAAGAGATTCAATTAAGCCTTTAAACTTGTGTTTAAAAGGATCTTCAGATCAAAAGGATATATTTCAATCTAAAATTgtaggaaaagaaaatattccaatttttgaaactgtctcttataataaaaatgtgttgaaCCTTCCAGTTGGAAGTGCAAAAAAACATGTCTTACCACAATCAGATCATTACAAGTCTCCGAAAGTTCTGGGTAATGGCACAGAATCAAAAAAATCAGGCACTAAAATACCAGTACGCAAAATTGAAAACAcatctccttctccagtttgTTTTAAGTTCccaaaatctgattttaaagaTAAGCCTTGTGATGAGCTAAAACATCCCTTCGTTGGAACTATTCCTTTATATAGGGGAAATTTATTTACTCCTACGATTGGAGATAAAGCGAAAGGAAAAATGCTAGAAGTTACACCTGCAAAAAGTCATCATTTTTGCTCTGTCCGTAATTCAATATCAAGAGTTCCAAAAGCACCAAGAAGCTgtccaaaaaaatttcagtatattCAAAGTCCAATTGCTCAg aattctgCTCTTCCAAGCCAATCTTCTAAAGTACCAGGCATTCCACAAGTAACTTCACAAAAACTCCATTTacaaaaagtcaataaaaa GCTCTAA